One stretch of Roseimicrobium sp. ORNL1 DNA includes these proteins:
- a CDS encoding endonuclease/exonuclease/phosphatase family protein: MSQETTPILPILLKLARRTVQALSLLAVIFTVGMWVFLNFVGYHNPASAFLLFLPGWLWSIPVWLVLPLALMLDPKKSGIITLVVGLLYLGPLLGWRGSGAAPKAADAPGETLRVMTYNRGQAQGTSLQPFKLEHQPDVLALQDAGRRTDGYKNADGYREFTHVDGVGEFVLLSKHPILRKDLLIYAQNGDTTRQAAVAARFEIEMATQRVAIYSVHLPTPRGMLQSERWGGFLWGILGVPGTDLAKKRHSRQAYWDGRLSLATQLAEAISKESLPYIVVGDFNTPALGTVYRTFAGSLQDSHQAAGSGYGYTFPGVTRNPAAFQQPWLRLDYVFADRRHWKVVSHVTEPDRGSQHRAVFAQLSFTP, encoded by the coding sequence ATGTCGCAGGAGACCACGCCCATTTTACCCATCCTCCTGAAGCTCGCGAGGAGGACTGTTCAGGCTCTCTCCCTGCTTGCGGTGATCTTCACGGTCGGCATGTGGGTCTTCTTGAACTTTGTGGGGTATCATAATCCTGCCAGCGCCTTCCTCCTTTTCCTCCCGGGGTGGCTCTGGTCGATTCCCGTATGGCTGGTACTGCCACTGGCCTTGATGCTCGATCCCAAGAAGTCGGGGATTATCACCCTCGTCGTTGGGCTGTTGTACCTGGGACCCTTGCTGGGCTGGCGAGGATCAGGGGCAGCACCTAAGGCTGCGGATGCGCCTGGCGAGACGTTGCGCGTAATGACCTACAATCGCGGCCAGGCACAGGGAACGAGCCTGCAGCCTTTCAAGCTGGAGCACCAGCCGGATGTACTGGCCCTGCAGGATGCCGGGCGCCGCACCGATGGCTACAAGAACGCGGATGGTTACCGGGAGTTCACCCACGTCGATGGCGTGGGGGAGTTCGTGCTTTTGAGCAAGCATCCCATCCTGCGCAAGGACCTGCTCATCTATGCGCAGAATGGAGACACCACCCGGCAGGCGGCAGTGGCAGCCCGGTTTGAAATTGAAATGGCCACCCAGCGGGTGGCCATCTACAGCGTGCATCTCCCCACGCCCAGAGGCATGCTTCAGTCGGAGCGCTGGGGCGGTTTCTTATGGGGCATCCTGGGAGTGCCCGGCACTGATTTGGCCAAGAAGCGTCACTCCCGGCAGGCGTACTGGGATGGGAGGCTCAGCCTCGCCACCCAGCTGGCGGAAGCCATTAGCAAGGAGAGTCTTCCCTACATCGTGGTGGGCGACTTCAATACTCCCGCCCTCGGCACCGTGTATCGTACGTTCGCAGGTAGCTTGCAGGACAGCCATCAGGCGGCGGGCAGTGGTTATGGTTATACTTTCCCCGGTGTCACGAGAAATCCAGCTGCGTTCCAGCAGCCTTGGCTCAGGCTGGATTATGTATTCGCAGACAGGCGTCACTGGAAGGTGGTCTCGCATGTGACGGAGCCGGATCGCGGTTCCCAGCATCGAGCGGTCTTCGCACAACTTTCGTTCACTCCATGA
- a CDS encoding glycosyltransferase family A protein gives MSQPKVEVRIITYKRPALLRRALTGLCNQTYTDWRAVVYDDSPDQESLDVVAQMQDPRIECRPNPKNLGAALNLCQAFAPEPVFADSEFACVLEDDNLFHPTLLEENVKSLQSNSEPVLARNFLMVDIEEDGAFTPNPDEPMRSLHGSQSRVITYRDRVLEAFFTYTIGNLSYFWRLHRGVDLSALEPYNASLSEPRRAVSFQDDCRYEPEPLAVFGRFVCKKQSPRSGTAGGIQRHRLAHLSQLHFTRDLARRWTQDLREPMDVVLQQARQRSEGGTALFHLAEAGVPSAMFALRSGRQWLNVLKTIPLRMKYSRQYREGLEKNLPA, from the coding sequence ATGTCGCAGCCTAAGGTAGAAGTGCGCATCATCACCTACAAGCGCCCCGCACTGCTGCGTCGGGCGCTGACAGGACTTTGCAACCAGACCTACACTGACTGGCGCGCAGTAGTGTACGACGATTCTCCAGATCAGGAGTCCCTGGACGTCGTGGCACAGATGCAGGATCCCCGCATCGAGTGCCGGCCAAATCCTAAGAACCTGGGCGCGGCGCTGAATCTCTGCCAGGCCTTCGCGCCTGAGCCAGTGTTCGCCGACTCCGAGTTCGCCTGTGTGCTCGAAGACGACAACCTCTTCCATCCGACCCTGCTCGAGGAAAACGTAAAGAGCCTCCAGTCCAACAGCGAGCCGGTGCTGGCGCGCAACTTTCTCATGGTGGACATCGAGGAGGATGGAGCCTTCACCCCGAATCCGGATGAACCCATGCGTTCACTCCACGGAAGCCAGTCGCGTGTCATCACGTATCGTGACCGTGTGTTGGAGGCCTTCTTCACCTACACCATTGGAAACCTAAGCTATTTCTGGCGCCTGCATCGCGGGGTCGATCTCTCTGCGCTAGAGCCGTACAACGCATCACTTTCCGAGCCTCGACGGGCGGTGAGTTTTCAAGATGACTGCAGGTACGAGCCGGAACCGCTTGCTGTGTTTGGACGCTTCGTATGCAAGAAGCAAAGCCCCCGCAGCGGCACCGCTGGGGGCATTCAGCGACATCGGCTCGCCCACTTGAGCCAGCTTCATTTCACCCGTGATCTGGCGAGGCGCTGGACGCAGGACTTGCGCGAGCCGATGGACGTCGTGCTTCAACAAGCGCGCCAACGCAGCGAAGGTGGCACCGCACTCTTCCACCTGGCCGAAGCCGGGGTGCCGTCGGCCATGTTCGCACTCCGAAGTGGCAGGCAGTGGCTCAACGTGCTGAAGACGATCCCCTTGCGCATGAAGTACTCCCGGCAATACAGGGAAGGACTTGAAAAGAACCTGCCCGCCTGA
- a CDS encoding glycosyltransferase: MEQMRTAARRLGIRIKDDLKNSQALRNAHALALQTASWLSPNPVTAQCRAVTAFQRSESPQLWKWMGAARENREGAEANTAPPPSPSTARYRGYLTQQSQLTRSIILKAPGEHGERGVLMVQFEYNWYRLLHGIGDLDALAKQYDILWGTSWSATDYLLLKAILAKTTGEMYVLPSHTSEAAKLQAFHPRIQCPPVLSASDWVNPKFFAPKPHAERSTDILMVANWAPFKRHFELFSALREMPADLRVTLIGQTEAQYTAEHIRQMMRLYRVPQQVTVLESLPIDEVTRHQCDSKVALILSRREGSCVAAVEALFAGAALGMRRGAHVGSVQYINEETGALISGTQTAADLMALLERSATLRPHEWAARNISCHVSLGKLNTFLRERAVARNLPWTMDLAPFHWRPYPTYSEPADLNRLQLVYDDLHRRFPEVFSHDLGTTSRR, translated from the coding sequence ATGGAACAGATGCGTACTGCCGCGCGACGACTTGGCATCCGGATTAAGGACGATCTGAAGAACAGCCAGGCACTGCGCAACGCACATGCCCTGGCGCTTCAAACGGCATCCTGGCTTTCGCCAAACCCAGTGACCGCCCAATGCCGGGCGGTCACTGCGTTTCAGCGCTCCGAGTCACCACAGCTCTGGAAGTGGATGGGTGCGGCGCGTGAGAATCGCGAAGGGGCAGAAGCAAACACCGCGCCTCCGCCTTCACCTTCGACCGCAAGGTACCGCGGCTATCTCACGCAACAGAGCCAGCTCACCAGGAGCATCATTCTCAAAGCTCCCGGCGAGCATGGTGAACGCGGTGTGCTGATGGTGCAATTCGAATACAACTGGTACCGGCTGCTCCACGGCATCGGCGATCTCGATGCGCTGGCCAAGCAGTATGACATTCTCTGGGGCACCAGTTGGTCGGCCACGGACTATCTGCTGCTCAAAGCCATTCTCGCGAAGACGACAGGAGAAATGTATGTCCTGCCCAGCCATACTTCAGAGGCTGCCAAGCTGCAGGCTTTTCATCCGCGCATCCAGTGCCCTCCGGTACTCTCTGCCAGCGATTGGGTGAATCCAAAATTCTTCGCGCCCAAGCCGCATGCCGAGAGGAGCACCGACATCCTCATGGTGGCGAATTGGGCGCCCTTCAAAAGGCACTTCGAACTATTCTCCGCGTTGCGTGAGATGCCTGCGGATCTTCGTGTGACGCTCATCGGCCAAACCGAGGCGCAGTACACGGCGGAGCACATTCGTCAGATGATGCGTCTGTATCGCGTGCCCCAGCAGGTGACCGTGTTGGAAAGCCTGCCGATTGATGAAGTCACCCGGCACCAATGCGACTCCAAGGTGGCCTTGATCCTTTCTCGCCGTGAAGGCAGTTGCGTCGCTGCGGTGGAGGCACTCTTCGCAGGAGCCGCCCTCGGCATGCGACGCGGCGCCCATGTGGGCAGCGTGCAATACATCAATGAGGAAACTGGCGCGCTGATCTCAGGAACACAGACCGCCGCCGACCTGATGGCGCTGCTGGAGCGCTCCGCAACTCTGCGGCCCCACGAATGGGCGGCCAGGAATATCTCCTGCCATGTGAGCCTGGGGAAACTCAACACCTTCCTCCGCGAGCGTGCCGTCGCCCGGAACCTGCCGTGGACGATGGACCTAGCGCCATTCCACTGGCGTCCTTATCCCACCTACAGCGAGCCGGCGGATTTGAATCGATTGCAGTTAGTGTACGACGACCTGCATCGAAGATTCCCCGAAGTCTTCTCTCATGACCTCGGCACGACCAGCCGTCGCTGA
- a CDS encoding class I SAM-dependent methyltransferase produces the protein MATLRSKFKTLVERRAPKLAAPLRCRHLIRHSNSYLVQTGFLRTLERNLPVDVEGKPLAFLNYPILSLLEERLKSDFRVLEFGSGFSTAFWSSRVKEVVAVEHDEQWHQRVKEMIADTSNVRLLLIPLGPDYPRAATQVGGEFQLILIDGRMRTECARHCLPHLAANGVILWDDSSRAHYQEGITELEQQSFRTLRLQGLKPAGFSIDETAIFYRDNNCLGL, from the coding sequence ATGGCAACCCTGAGGTCCAAATTCAAGACGCTGGTGGAACGTCGGGCTCCCAAGCTCGCAGCTCCCCTGCGTTGCCGGCACCTCATCCGGCATTCAAACTCCTATCTGGTACAGACAGGCTTTCTGAGAACGCTGGAACGAAATCTCCCCGTTGATGTCGAAGGCAAGCCTCTGGCCTTTCTCAACTATCCTATACTGTCCCTCCTGGAGGAGAGACTGAAATCCGACTTCCGCGTGCTGGAGTTCGGCAGCGGCTTTTCCACGGCATTCTGGAGTTCACGTGTGAAGGAAGTGGTGGCCGTGGAGCATGACGAGCAGTGGCATCAGCGCGTGAAGGAGATGATTGCCGACACTTCAAACGTGCGACTCCTCCTGATTCCCCTTGGTCCCGACTATCCGCGTGCCGCAACCCAGGTCGGGGGCGAATTCCAGCTCATTCTCATCGATGGCCGGATGCGTACCGAGTGCGCACGTCACTGCCTGCCACACCTTGCCGCGAACGGGGTGATTCTCTGGGACGACTCATCACGCGCCCACTATCAGGAAGGCATCACGGAACTGGAGCAACAGAGCTTCCGCACATTACGACTGCAGGGCCTCAAGCCCGCAGGCTTTAGTATCGACGAGACCGCCATCTTCTATCGAGATAACAATTGCCTTGGGTTGTGA
- a CDS encoding glycosyltransferase, with translation MERPRPRILWINCRLLHPLIGGDRLRTYHMLRILKEWFEITYFCPRVVDDTAEAVKLAAEYSDSCATYPHRFPPKGSPRFFAEVIANCFTGSVPYMAKKYRSKRAHEWLEKTLTETRYDLVVCDYLVSLVHVMDLRLTKMPPVLVFQHNVESLIWQRHVAAAGNPVKKMIFRRERDLTLRMEEQCATLAAGQVTVSPLETEYFRDERGMKNVLGSVPTGVDCDHFQPTPEKTEPYTMAFLGSMDWEANVLAVQGFITESLPTIKQRFPEAKFLVIGRNPPGWLRESAANDPSIVVTGTVDDVRPYLARAAIMVLPLTVGGGTRIKVFEAMAAGLPVVSTPTGVEGLPVVHGEHAWIADSGAPFTEGILHLLSHPEARQTMAGRGRELVEAEFGWRKAAEIFRDHCMEIIPDAVPR, from the coding sequence ATGGAAAGACCTCGCCCTCGCATTCTCTGGATCAATTGCCGGCTTCTTCACCCGCTGATTGGTGGTGATCGGCTGCGCACGTATCACATGCTGCGCATCTTGAAGGAGTGGTTTGAGATCACCTACTTCTGCCCGCGAGTGGTGGATGACACGGCAGAGGCCGTGAAGCTTGCCGCGGAGTACTCTGACAGCTGCGCGACCTATCCTCATCGCTTTCCTCCCAAAGGCTCACCTCGTTTTTTTGCCGAGGTTATTGCAAATTGCTTTACGGGATCCGTGCCTTACATGGCGAAGAAGTACCGCTCAAAGCGTGCGCACGAGTGGCTGGAGAAGACCTTGACCGAGACGCGCTATGATCTCGTCGTATGCGACTATCTCGTGTCACTGGTGCACGTGATGGATCTGCGGCTAACCAAGATGCCGCCTGTGCTGGTGTTTCAGCACAATGTGGAGTCGCTCATCTGGCAGCGGCACGTCGCTGCAGCGGGGAACCCGGTGAAGAAAATGATCTTCCGCCGTGAGCGGGATCTCACCCTGCGCATGGAGGAGCAGTGCGCGACTCTCGCAGCTGGGCAGGTGACAGTGTCACCGCTGGAGACCGAATACTTCCGCGATGAACGTGGCATGAAGAATGTGCTCGGCAGTGTGCCCACCGGCGTGGACTGCGATCACTTCCAGCCCACCCCTGAGAAGACCGAGCCCTATACCATGGCCTTCCTGGGATCCATGGACTGGGAGGCGAACGTGCTCGCAGTGCAGGGCTTTATCACGGAAAGCCTGCCCACGATCAAACAACGCTTCCCCGAGGCGAAGTTCTTGGTGATTGGGCGGAATCCACCCGGGTGGTTGAGGGAATCCGCCGCCAACGATCCCTCGATTGTAGTCACGGGGACCGTGGATGATGTGCGCCCCTATCTGGCCCGGGCTGCCATCATGGTGCTGCCTCTTACTGTGGGCGGCGGTACGCGGATCAAGGTCTTCGAAGCCATGGCCGCGGGACTTCCCGTGGTCTCAACGCCGACGGGCGTGGAAGGGCTCCCCGTGGTGCATGGAGAGCATGCCTGGATCGCTGATTCAGGCGCTCCGTTCACGGAAGGTATCCTGCACCTGCTCTCGCATCCCGAGGCCCGCCAAACCATGGCGGGTCGCGGTCGCGAGTTGGTGGAAGCCGAGTTCGGCTGGCGGAAGGCCGCGGAAATCTTCCGCGACCACTGCATGGAAATCATTCCAGACGCAGTTCCTCGATAG
- a CDS encoding glycosyltransferase family 9 protein has product MTLLSKIRTLTRRRRTELSWALRLKMPPWRRASLDVWSVAGGLGDELMALSVVQAAARKAPSCKITFHARHTSVMPASTEGLTIVPYQKEGVLPGGIGLMYLQRHRFSIIEQMALQLGLRVSEHTTTLPRRPPEELPSSFPKDTPAVVIQTVASAWTPNKQWPKEHWKQMIELLDPGVAVVEVGTETVFDQPPVHPRFQSLVGKTTMPQFAACIQEAAVFVGPPSGGMHVAHAYKVPSVVIIGGYEGTYPYPLARQFDSTVPCAPCWLRVDCPYDKKCLRQITPAMVRDAIKQTLETAS; this is encoded by the coding sequence ATGACCCTGCTTTCAAAAATCCGCACGCTCACCCGGCGCCGGCGTACTGAACTAAGCTGGGCGCTGCGTCTGAAGATGCCCCCCTGGCGGCGCGCCTCTTTGGACGTCTGGTCCGTGGCGGGTGGTCTCGGTGACGAGTTGATGGCGCTCTCTGTAGTTCAGGCTGCGGCGCGCAAAGCACCCTCGTGCAAGATCACTTTTCATGCGCGGCACACGTCCGTCATGCCGGCTTCCACGGAGGGCCTGACGATTGTGCCGTACCAAAAGGAGGGCGTGCTTCCAGGGGGCATCGGGCTGATGTATCTGCAGCGTCACCGGTTTTCCATCATCGAACAGATGGCCTTGCAGCTGGGCCTGCGGGTGAGCGAGCATACGACCACGCTACCCCGCCGACCTCCGGAGGAGTTGCCTTCATCGTTTCCGAAAGACACGCCAGCAGTCGTGATCCAGACGGTGGCAAGCGCGTGGACTCCGAACAAGCAGTGGCCCAAGGAGCACTGGAAGCAAATGATTGAGCTGCTGGATCCGGGCGTGGCAGTGGTGGAGGTCGGCACTGAGACCGTGTTTGACCAGCCGCCTGTGCATCCTCGTTTCCAATCGCTCGTGGGAAAGACCACCATGCCCCAATTCGCCGCCTGCATTCAGGAGGCTGCGGTGTTTGTCGGACCTCCGTCTGGTGGCATGCACGTGGCTCATGCCTACAAGGTGCCATCGGTCGTCATCATCGGCGGCTATGAAGGGACCTATCCCTATCCTCTTGCCCGGCAGTTTGATTCGACCGTCCCGTGTGCCCCATGCTGGCTGCGAGTCGACTGCCCGTATGACAAGAAGTGCCTCCGGCAAATCACCCCGGCCATGGTTCGGGACGCCATCAAGCAGACTCTAGAAACCGCCTCATGA
- a CDS encoding class I SAM-dependent methyltransferase, producing MTPFTPIPESPSLWRNRSRWNVARFWNWTLRRRLHEFIAKQNQRELAPVFTAAGAQVTKEAGSSLPHTAVTEGQLKTLLAAVAASNSIDAPIVEIGSFRGVTTKALAAATQRTVVAVDPYLGEGGHEKDFALFREHTGGMTNVRHVRDVSDSAFTSWNGEPVSLVFIDAIHEYLHAWYDFAAWGSLVAPSGFVAFHDVDAFPGVNRVCQRVLKECPQWKPWAYAPNIAIFQRCD from the coding sequence ATGACCCCTTTCACTCCCATTCCAGAATCGCCCTCCCTCTGGAGAAACCGTTCCCGCTGGAACGTCGCAAGGTTCTGGAACTGGACGCTTCGGAGACGGCTCCATGAGTTCATTGCAAAACAGAATCAAAGGGAGCTGGCCCCAGTCTTCACGGCAGCCGGAGCCCAGGTGACGAAGGAAGCCGGCAGTTCCCTGCCCCACACGGCCGTGACCGAGGGTCAGCTCAAGACCTTGCTCGCCGCCGTGGCGGCTTCCAACTCGATCGACGCTCCCATCGTGGAGATCGGCAGCTTTCGTGGTGTTACTACCAAGGCATTGGCTGCGGCCACTCAGCGGACCGTGGTCGCCGTGGATCCTTATCTCGGCGAGGGTGGGCATGAGAAAGACTTCGCTCTTTTCCGCGAGCACACGGGAGGGATGACCAATGTCCGCCACGTGAGGGACGTGTCCGACTCTGCCTTCACCTCGTGGAATGGAGAGCCTGTCAGCCTGGTATTCATCGATGCCATCCATGAGTATCTCCACGCGTGGTATGACTTCGCGGCGTGGGGCAGCTTGGTGGCTCCGTCAGGGTTTGTGGCCTTCCATGATGTGGATGCATTCCCCGGTGTGAATCGTGTATGCCAGCGCGTGCTCAAGGAATGCCCCCAGTGGAAACCGTGGGCCTATGCGCCGAATATCGCCATCTTCCAGCGTTGCGATTGA
- a CDS encoding FkbM family methyltransferase, producing the protein MIRFLRQPIELKRALGTIWAFPFPAELRREMCKEYVHLFTLGWVDKSRKTARLAGKEVSYCTVETLKYLFYEIFMRQSYYFKAHREDPVILDCGSNIGMSVLYFKSLYPKARITAFEPQPTAFHCLQETIQRNQLADVTAHAKALANETGEIAFYTKDESPGSLLASRMKERTSERCQMVSATKLSEYITGPVDFMKLDIEGGEQDVLIDLVESGKIQFIEQMAIEYHHHIIPEQDTLTSFLSLLESSGFGYQIEGKLQRPFRRGHFQDVCIYAYRKGEARTA; encoded by the coding sequence ATGATCCGTTTCCTGCGACAACCCATCGAACTCAAGCGCGCACTCGGGACCATCTGGGCGTTCCCCTTCCCTGCCGAACTCCGCCGCGAGATGTGCAAGGAGTACGTGCATCTGTTCACGTTGGGCTGGGTGGACAAGTCTCGCAAGACGGCTCGTCTGGCAGGCAAAGAAGTCAGCTACTGCACCGTGGAGACGCTGAAGTATCTGTTCTATGAGATCTTCATGCGCCAGAGCTACTACTTCAAAGCGCATCGTGAAGATCCCGTCATTCTCGACTGCGGCAGCAACATCGGGATGTCCGTCCTCTACTTCAAGTCGCTCTATCCGAAGGCACGCATCACCGCCTTCGAACCCCAGCCCACCGCCTTCCACTGCCTGCAGGAAACCATCCAGCGCAACCAGCTCGCGGATGTGACCGCCCATGCCAAGGCCCTGGCCAATGAAACGGGAGAGATCGCCTTCTACACCAAGGATGAAAGCCCCGGCTCGCTCCTCGCCAGCCGCATGAAGGAGCGCACCTCCGAGCGCTGCCAGATGGTGTCGGCAACAAAGCTCTCGGAGTATATCACCGGTCCGGTGGACTTCATGAAGCTCGACATCGAAGGAGGCGAGCAGGACGTGCTCATCGATCTCGTGGAGTCTGGAAAGATCCAGTTCATCGAGCAGATGGCGATTGAGTATCACCATCACATCATTCCTGAACAGGACACGCTCACCTCCTTTTTGAGCCTGCTGGAATCCTCGGGATTCGGCTATCAAATCGAAGGGAAGCTGCAGCGACCCTTCCGCCGGGGCCATTTCCAGGATGTCTGCATCTATGCCTACCGAAAGGGCGAGGCCCGTACGGCCTGA
- a CDS encoding putative nucleotide-diphospho-sugar transferase codes for MTKTRGIIYVATGPKYLAEAVISAKSVQAVMPGFPMTLFTDQTPPPGLFEQVIPVEGGNMGRPGKIRSMAATPYDETLFLDSDTWMCQPCEDIFLPLEKYELAIAHEVYRNEYAFEKFPDSFPALNTGVVVYRKEPRTLAFFKAWEENYLNVFQHKRPADQPAFRHTLFHSDLRHYILPAEFNFRTNYPVVLGGFARAKIIHDRNPFVEEYAVLLGHDTGHPPVYFGPVNMRLFLHWLWFRSRTLVKRAQAAGPRGIWKRLTHR; via the coding sequence ATGACAAAAACTCGAGGCATCATCTATGTGGCCACCGGGCCCAAGTACCTGGCTGAGGCGGTGATATCTGCAAAGTCCGTGCAAGCGGTGATGCCGGGCTTCCCCATGACGCTCTTCACGGATCAGACGCCGCCGCCGGGACTCTTTGAGCAGGTCATCCCGGTGGAGGGCGGGAACATGGGCCGCCCCGGAAAGATTCGTTCGATGGCGGCCACGCCGTACGACGAGACCTTGTTTCTCGACTCGGACACATGGATGTGCCAGCCCTGTGAAGACATCTTCCTGCCGCTCGAGAAATACGAACTGGCCATCGCCCATGAAGTGTACCGCAACGAGTATGCCTTCGAGAAGTTTCCAGATTCGTTTCCCGCGTTGAACACCGGCGTGGTGGTGTACCGGAAGGAGCCGAGGACTCTCGCTTTCTTCAAAGCATGGGAGGAAAATTATCTGAACGTCTTCCAGCACAAGCGGCCCGCAGACCAGCCTGCCTTCCGCCACACCTTGTTTCACTCGGACCTGCGCCATTACATCCTGCCGGCGGAGTTCAATTTCCGCACCAACTACCCCGTGGTGCTCGGCGGCTTCGCGCGCGCGAAGATCATCCATGACCGCAATCCCTTCGTGGAGGAATATGCTGTGCTCCTCGGCCACGACACCGGACATCCGCCGGTCTATTTCGGCCCCGTGAACATGCGCCTGTTCCTGCACTGGCTCTGGTTCCGCAGCCGGACTCTCGTCAAGCGTGCGCAAGCAGCCGGACCTCGCGGCATCTGGAAGCGGCTGACGCATCGCTGA